The genome window GTTCCGCACTCCAAACGAATGCCGTCGCTATTCTACAGGCTGTTTCCGTAGGTGCTGGCGACTGTCGGGTATGTAAAAAAGAACGGAACGAAGGCGTTGGCAGCCGCTCGATGGAACGCCTTCTACGTTGGGCAGATTAGATGTACTGGTCTCTCTAAACGCCCATAGCGGTCAAAGAAACTGAGATAGCTTCTCTGACCGCTATGGGTGTTTAACGAAATGATGCGTAGTGTACCCTTATTTTGTTGTCTTCCTGAACAAGACGGATTTATCGTTTTTGAACACGTTTGTCAACGCTGATTACCGCCAATGATACTGTCGATTTTGAAAGAAGCTTACTTCCGGCTGCTCATTGCTGATAAACCCGCACGTAATCGACCTCGAAGCGGCTGGGGAAGGTAGTAGCTGACGGATCGCCCCCATTATTTCCGCCGATAGCCAGATTGAGCAACAGGTAATGCGGCTGGTGAAAGGGATTCTTGCCCGATCCATCCTGATTGACGGTTTCCGACAACTCAACCGCGTTCAGCAATTGCCCATCGACGTACAGGCGGATGGCTGTTTTATCCCAATCCATGCGCCAGACGTGAAATTTGCTCGACCAATTCGGATCGTTGAAGGAGTTCATGGGCTTCTTGGTACTTCGCCATTCAGCCGTGTACCGTTTCGGTGTTGCCCAGGCTACATTGGCCAGCAGCATATCCCGATAATATTCCATAATATCGATTTCGCCGTTGGCAGGCCATTCGCCCGCTACACCTAGGGTCCAGAATGCAGGCCATAAACCGGGGCGGATGTCAATACGGCCCCGCATCTCAAAACGACCGTATTGCCAGCTGTGCAGCCCCTGCGTATTTAGGCTGGCAGCTGTATACTCGATCGTGGGGCGGCTGGTTTTCCAATCCGTACTGTTGGCCTGGTAGGTTGGATTGGGTCGTTGCTCCTTTCGGCCTTCAATGATGAGCATACCCTTTTCGCACCGGGCATTCTGGGGCTGATACCACTGGGTTTCATGGTTACGGACAAACCCCTTTTCGAACGTCCAGTTTTTGGCGCTCGGTGCACCGTCGGTCGTAAATTCATCCGACCAGACCAGTCGCCATACCGTGTCCGATTTGGTTGTTGAAGACGTAGGCGGGTTGGTTGACTGAACAGATTGCCCTGCGCTGGCAATGCTCGTCAACAGCGGTAAAGCGAGGAATAAACAAAATCGATTCATAGACGCATCCCTTATTTTCTGGTCTGCAACTGCCGCAGCACAGCCGCCAGTTGTTTCGGTTTGTGCAGGTAAGGAGACAAGTCGAACAGGGCTACTTTGCGGAATTCAACCGGATGACTTTCGCTTTGCAGCGAGATGTAGCCTGCACCCAGTAGGCGGCCATCTTGCTTCTGAGCCGGATCGTTATGAATGACGTTTCCTCCACCAATCTGCGGCTTTGCATAGGTCAGTACTGTGTCACCTTCAACGATGTGTTTCACCAGCGAGTCGCCCAGCACCAGCGCTTCGGCATGAACCCACTGATCGCCAGCGTAGGTTTTAGAATTGGAGTCGATGCAGTGGTCCGTGAATAGCTTGTTGTTCAGAACGACGTTCGTACCGGGCGTGCACAGATTGGCCGTATGCCGTTCGTGCTGGCCATCACCACCCAGCAATTGCATTTCGAGCGAAATCGGGAAGTCCTGCTTCAGTCCCATCGTTTCGGGTGCCTGCCCGTGTAACATCGCCCCGCTGTTTCGGATTGCCCAGCCGGGTCCACCTTTTACCTGATCGCCCACAAAGCGATACTCAACAACCAGCAGGTAAGCCGAAAACGGTTTCTTGTAAAAAATGTGACCATACTGCTCATCGAAGGCTTTGTACTGATCGTAGCGTACGGTGAGCTTGCCATCCTCGACCCGAAACGTATTGCCGTAATTATCGTTGAGCGGATGACCCGTTATCTTGACCGACCAGTCGTTGAGGTCTTTTCCATTGAATAGTTGGATCCAGTTGTCTGACTTCGTTTTCGACTGACCGAGACTCAGACCAGTGATAAGCAAAAAGCTAATGAACAGGGGTAATTGACGCATACGTGTACCGAAAGGAAATTGAATTGGCTGAACAAAGATTGTCGGAAAGAAAAGAGACGAGACAGTGCCTCGCCCCCTTCTAGCCTTAATTTATCCTAGAATTTTTACTCGTTAACCGACTACTTGCCCGTAGGACTCACCTTGGTCGATTGAGCCGCCGTGGCATTCGTACCAAACAACAGCCAGTCCAGACTAAACAGATCGCGGTTGGGCGTTTCCGGTTTGGTAAATACAAAATACAGATCGTGCTGACCGCCGGGATTTTGGATCGATGTGCTCACTTCCTTATAATTCTTCCAGTCGCCGGTTGCCGTGTAGGCCAGCGTACTGATGACGGGGCCCGTTGGTGAATCTGTATGGACCTCAACAACGGCGGCTTTGTCTTTCGATGAATAAAAATAAGTAAGCTGATCAATCCCTTTCAGGTCAATGTTTTTCAGTACGAAATAGGATTGATTGTGAATGTTGCCCAGGCGTTTTCCTTGTCGGGTCATGTCGTGCAGTTCGTCGGCTTCGCTACCCAGCACTTTCGAGGGGCGCAGAATGAGCAGGTCGGTTTTGGTAAGCGCCAGTTGGGTACGAGGTTTTCCGGGTGCGGGTGTCAAAGCCCCTTTGTCGGTGTAGGAGGCAGTCAGGAGATAACGGCCCAGCTGCTCTTTCCCAACGTGTTGGTTCAGCGTCAGATTACCCTGTTGCGGAAGTCGGTTCTCCGACGGTTCGCTGCCCACCGAAAGAATGTACTTGACCATTTCGGTCGTTTCTTCCCGCGAAAGCTGCGGGTGGGCGCTCATCGCGTGTTCGCCCCAGACGCCCCCGCCCCCGATAATAATTTTGTTCGCCAGTTTGGCCGTTGCCGTTTTATCGTCCCGGTAGCGTTTCGCCACGTCGGTAAAGGAAGGCCCCACCGACTTAGCGGCCAACTGGTGACAGGCTTTGCAATCGGAACCGGCAATCAGCGTCTTGCCCAGACTGAAGGTGGAGGTCAGTTGCTGGTGTCCCATCTGCGGTTCGGGATTCACCTTAGGAATGTAGTTCAGCACCACTTTCACATTCTTCTTGTCGATGAGCTTATCTTCCTTATCCTTGATCAGCACGTTGTACGCGAAGGGCATCGACTTGGGCGAAAAGAACGTGCGGTTCTGGGCAGTTTGGATGGCTACCTGTGGGGTGGTGTTGCCCACTTTAATCGTCAGGGTATCCGTGCTGGATTTACCCAACTGGTCGCTCACGGTCAAGGTCGCCCTGTAAACCCCGTTTTTACGGAACGTATACGTTGGGTTAGCGTCGGTCGATGCTACCGTATTGCCCTCAAAACGCCAAGCGTAGCGTAATTGATCGCCTTTGTCGAAATCACGGCTTTTGTCGCCCGTGAAGGCCACGGTCAGCGGGGCCAGTCCAATGGTATCGGTAGCTACCACCTGGGCTACGGGGGCACGATTGCCGCCGTTGAAGTCTACTTTGACCAGCCGCGCATCGTCATTATCGATACCATAGACCGATCCGTATTCCAGCATGTATACGCTGCCATCGGGGCCAATTTCCATATCGACCGGACGCCGGAAATCGCCGGTCGTGGGCATGAAGGCTTCCATCGACTGGTAGTTCTGCTGCTCGTCCAGCCGAACGGCATACACCCAGTTTCGCATCCAGTCGTACACAAACAGCGCTTTGTCGTAGTAAGCCGGTAGTTTGGTGGTTGATTTCAGCGCGGCATCGTAGTGATAGACGGGGCCACCCATAGCGCAACGGCCACCGACGCCCAACTGCGGAAATTCGTCCGACTTATTGTAAGGATACCAGACCATGCCCTTCT of Spirosoma agri contains these proteins:
- a CDS encoding PQQ-dependent sugar dehydrogenase, with the protein product MFLPFLKYSLSAGFLLGLTTLSDNWATKSLVSNGQTQVWADTLNRPDENRFTKRVLSNDLNEPMELAVAPDGRVFFVERAGKFYLYNPTDRKTRLLYDFPVKAVDKYLNGLLGMTIDPNFRQNHYLYFFYTVQDKEQTKQRIARFVMNDDNTLDVASEKPIIEFPIDLEVSAHTGGSMAWDTHGNLFISTGDNTVPFESNGHAPIDERAGRLTFDAQRSAGNPNDLRGKILRIHVEPDGTYTIPDGNLFPKGTTGTRPEIYVMGCRNPYRISVDPATSILYWGEIGPDAGTDSQQGPRGYDEFNQAKKAGNYGWPYFVGDSKPYYQYDFATKAVGSLFDVQAPINNSPNNTGIKNLPPAQKGMVWYPYNKSDEFPQLGVGGRCAMGGPVYHYDAALKSTTKLPAYYDKALFVYDWMRNWVYAVRLDEQQNYQSMEAFMPTTGDFRRPVDMEIGPDGSVYMLEYGSVYGIDNDDARLVKVDFNGGNRAPVAQVVATDTIGLAPLTVAFTGDKSRDFDKGDQLRYAWRFEGNTVASTDANPTYTFRKNGVYRATLTVSDQLGKSSTDTLTIKVGNTTPQVAIQTAQNRTFFSPKSMPFAYNVLIKDKEDKLIDKKNVKVVLNYIPKVNPEPQMGHQQLTSTFSLGKTLIAGSDCKACHQLAAKSVGPSFTDVAKRYRDDKTATAKLANKIIIGGGGVWGEHAMSAHPQLSREETTEMVKYILSVGSEPSENRLPQQGNLTLNQHVGKEQLGRYLLTASYTDKGALTPAPGKPRTQLALTKTDLLILRPSKVLGSEADELHDMTRQGKRLGNIHNQSYFVLKNIDLKGIDQLTYFYSSKDKAAVVEVHTDSPTGPVISTLAYTATGDWKNYKEVSTSIQNPGGQHDLYFVFTKPETPNRDLFSLDWLLFGTNATAAQSTKVSPTGK
- a CDS encoding glycoside hydrolase family 16 protein, which gives rise to MNRFCLFLALPLLTSIASAGQSVQSTNPPTSSTTKSDTVWRLVWSDEFTTDGAPSAKNWTFEKGFVRNHETQWYQPQNARCEKGMLIIEGRKEQRPNPTYQANSTDWKTSRPTIEYTAASLNTQGLHSWQYGRFEMRGRIDIRPGLWPAFWTLGVAGEWPANGEIDIMEYYRDMLLANVAWATPKRYTAEWRSTKKPMNSFNDPNWSSKFHVWRMDWDKTAIRLYVDGQLLNAVELSETVNQDGSGKNPFHQPHYLLLNLAIGGNNGGDPSATTFPSRFEVDYVRVYQQ
- a CDS encoding 3-keto-disaccharide hydrolase, with translation MRQLPLFISFLLITGLSLGQSKTKSDNWIQLFNGKDLNDWSVKITGHPLNDNYGNTFRVEDGKLTVRYDQYKAFDEQYGHIFYKKPFSAYLLVVEYRFVGDQVKGGPGWAIRNSGAMLHGQAPETMGLKQDFPISLEMQLLGGDGQHERHTANLCTPGTNVVLNNKLFTDHCIDSNSKTYAGDQWVHAEALVLGDSLVKHIVEGDTVLTYAKPQIGGGNVIHNDPAQKQDGRLLGAGYISLQSESHPVEFRKVALFDLSPYLHKPKQLAAVLRQLQTRK